acagacaagcgtactaccgctgtgccacaTAGGCCGTCAgagtagaagaagcggcggaacaaactacactgcagcattttcatctgACGACATATTTCTAACATTAAGATCATTTCTCGCCCTATAGGCAATAAGCCACCCCGTGCGTTAATTCCGTGGTGCCgtgccggcaccaattaaataaataatagggccactccatctcgtacccatggatttcgtaaatagcgactaagggatatgcttataaacttgggattcttcttttaggctatgggctagcaacctgtcactatttgaatctcaattctatcatctgCTGACTGCTGACtgcttgctctgtctaccccgcaagacgtgactatatgtatgatgtatgtTATGGGCgttaattcctttttttacaaCTGCAAAATCCGAACAACTGAATAAACATTTGCTATGAAAATATATGCAGGCACCTAATAGACTTCTGCTagtggaattgaaattcatccatattattttatttatttatttcaaactttattgcacaaaaaaaaatacgaaaggcggacttaatgccgctTGGCATTCTCTGCTagtctaccagctgaccaaacagaaaaatttACCTACTCTTTATCAAGTTAttactaagtaggtatattgcaAATCGTAAGAGTAACCGGGCTAAAaagttaagtaaataaaaaagtttttctaggtagttacaaagttatatcttaattttattgcacagCACACAAATTCTAAATTCttattacattttcttttaaagatTAATAGAATGATTCCACTTCTATGTTTTTAGgtgaatttatatataaaggaAAGGTGCCGACAATTATATAAGATTCCTggaaaatatgtatgaataaagtAGGCCGGaattataaaagattttatatcTGACCTtccgatttaaaaaaacaccaacactttttaattaacaaatgcCTAAGGTTGATACTTTGCTCCGAATATTTTATAGGAACTACGTAGGAGGCCTACTCTACTCAGTAGATTTGCTTTGTGAAGGACTAAATGTAGAACGCCTCTGCAaagagaataataaatttattactttattgtaATGCTATCTTAAGAACAAAAGGCGCTAATCAATAAATAGTTAAGTACAATATATAACTAGGTTAGATATTTTAGGACTTCTCATAAACACAGAGAGCTGAATTTTGGTACAGAGTTAGGGTTTAATGGCCATATAAAGAGAAAACTAGAATAATCGAAAATTTGGAGTACCTGGTGGCCCTGATTGGAATACACGAGCTCATTCAAACTATTACGGATATCGACAGCTATATATCTTTACCAGTTGGATctgtttacctatagtttacCAGGTTTCAAAGTCGACAACAAGTACcaataatttaacaattttcttCATGTCAATGccatactactctgtcaagaaagtagcgggaaaagatcaataatacacaaactgtttgttattcatccaaatttattttatcaccttcaaaatatgctcctttagaaacgatacacttacgccaacgaataatccaatcatcaaaacattttttaaacgctgtttccggaattgaggtcagttctcgccgcgaattctcttttatgtcttctaccgattgaaaacgggtgccacgaagtggtaatttgagtttaggaaaaagaaaaaagtcggctggagccatatctggtgaatatggtggttgctcgatggtatttgttgagtgtttggttaaaaattcgttcacaatgatgaccttgtgcgaaggtgcattatcatggtgcaaaatccaagaattttctttccacaaatctggcctttttcgtcggatttgctctcttaaacgccgcataacactcaaataatattccttatttaccgtttgaccttccggcaagaattccgagtgcacaacaccgcgatagtcaaagaaaacagtcaacatgactttgacttttgaacgactttggcgtggttttttcggtttcggttcagttggaaggcgccactccgaagcttgttgactagtttgcatgtcaaactcgtaaacccacgtctcgtcaccagtaacaatgcgtttcatgaatgttgggtcggaattgactcgttctagcatgtcctcagcgactctcatgcgattgagtttttgaaaaaaattcaggtcttttgggactagccgagcggcaacatgtttcatacccaaattattagttaaaatggtacggatcgactcgtgagatacagaaagttcggtggctatctctctcaaagttgaatgaggattttcagtcactatttccttcacttttgcgatgttaacttcagttgcagacgttgatggcctaccagagcgaggcaaatcttccatcacatctcgaccgcttttgaacgctttgtaccactcataagcacgagtttttgataaagtcgattcaccgtaagccttctgtaacattttcagtgactccgaacacgatattccattggcaatgcaaaatttaagacaaactctttgttcgatgtttttatccattatgaaattagcaatacacactagatatgatataactaaaaatagcactgtatttaatgtaaacaacagatgcaactcaaactccgcgccaaaatggaaaacagttgtgccaatctaacaacaacaaaaaaaacaaaaatttgaatttggaaccataaataaataatctattcccgatacttttctgactgaatgtaagTCATGTGAGAGTGCCGAGGACTAGACAACGGCCGCGGTTCGGCCGGCTTTAAGAATAAGgcgcaaaaataaaaatttcctGAAGACCCTACCCATAGACTATTTGTAGAacctacataacaaatttattatgataagTTCTTAAGTTGTTTAACaccaattataatttatttcagaacATTTTTCAGTTCTTTATGGCTCAATCATGGATTATCGGCAAAATTGTTGAAAACTTGTATTAATTTGCTTAAAGCAAGTCTTTATCTAATAAGCCATGAAACATTTGGCTAATTATAGTCGTCGGAACCATCACCAATGCGTAATACAATGCACAACCAATTGTTATGTCACAACAGTAACAAATACACAAATAAGGGTCTGTTATCTAATACAGCCGATAAAGCGATAGGTCTGTTAATGGTATCGACATATGTCCATGACTATTAATTAGGCAAATTGTCAGCAATTTGGAGCTAACGGGTACTTTCCCAATTGCCCACCTTAGCTATTGTTATTCCTTGGACGTTTTCAATACGATTTTTGTAGCCATCAAGGTCCGTGTCCTTAGCCACTGGACTATTAGGTATTCCGCGACACCCGCTCCGTTGCCACACCATGATGCAAAATTTGTTACACCTATATAAAAGCGGGAGTACCATATCATACCGGCCgcattataatttcaatagtAGCTATGAAAAGGAACCATATCATGTTCCGTACGGTATTTATCTATCAGTTTTTACACcagattattattatgaattagTACTGTCTTATGCaactaaaattatgttttgttataGGTTCTTGCATTATCAGTGCTGTGTAACATAGTGCAATGTTCAATCGGACATGGAAATGCAGTGGTTCCTGTCGCTGCAGGTCCAGAAGGTCCAGTGCTCGCCGCCAGCTCGCAATACTTTGAAAGAACATTCAATCGCTTAGTTCTACCACCACCATTGGAACCAGTTATTCCAGTTGCGCCTTCGTCGCCAGTGCTTGTTCAACCAGCTCCTAGCGTACCAGTGCCCGTACTCCCAGTAAACCCAACTTTACCCGCTCCAGTGCAACCTAATGTTGCAATTGCTGTAGCGACCGCTCACGCAGCTGCCCCAGTCGCTACCATCTTACTTCCACCCTACCCATTTGGACCACCACAGCCGATCGGTTTTATCCCGCCACAACCACCAATAAATGTACCGGATGACGACCGAAAAGAAGCGACAACACGACGCACAACTAAAACTAATGTATCCACTCCGAGAGATACGGAATCAACTACTCCCTTACCAGCACCTTCTGATAATAACTTCGTGCAAGCTCTTCCTTCAAACGAAAATGTCAATTTCAGACAGTATTACGCCCCACCAGAGACGGCTGTACTACCCCTAACACCACCGAACCCGAAACCCAAACCTCAGAAGTTGAAGACATCAGTCGAAATAGTGCCAGTGCCATTACAGTACATTGCTCCACCTCCAATTGTGCAGCACGCACCACTCAAAGCTGTGAAACACATTCATACCTTCGTGCCATCGAAGATTATCATTAGGCCTGTTTCTGCGCCCTTAAGAATAAGAACCATCAGAAGGCCTATTCGCGTAGTAAGATACAGAGTGCCTATAACTGCCAGAATTGGTAATCCTCAACTTAATCAAAATGGGGGTAGGTCTACCACTAGAGACGTCGAACCAACAACGTTCAGCCCTTTTATCAGGCCAAGTACTAAGCCACCAAGAGTAATATAAATTGTAACGTTCCTTTTTCCAAATGGCACTTGTTAATAATGTGCACTTGTAAATATGTTAAGTTATGCTTACCtcatgtaatttaaataaatatttatattttttctgtgaCAGCTTCTTTTTACTTCTTAATAACCTTACCTAACGCAGTCGTGTGGTTTTTGTACGCATCGCCGTCGaaccaaaaacaaatatataaattaaacatagcTTAAAAAACAACAGTTAACCCAACATAGACTTTGTTCTGGTCAAACCTTTGAATTCCAAAAGGCTTGAGTCAGCCACTCTGTAACCTTACTTTGTTAAATGACCTTTAGGTAGTGACCACCCTAGTTAGTGAACCTTAAAACAAAAAGGTATTAACGCCGCAGCCGGGAatacttaaaacttatttaattacaatatcaTAACTAAGTCATAACGTAGCTAAGTCATAATGACATAGAAGTAAAATATGAAACGCAAGAAAATGCAAAAAGGGATAATAAgtattacatacttaaaagTTAAGTATCGAACTTAGTCTAATACAAATTgcatttaaactttattgttataGATTTGTTATTGATGATAGTacacatatttcattttcaaaagcACGTAACAGCTTatcatcaactccaatccACTGCAAATTCGCCTCTATTACCGTGTCATGCAGGGAAACTTGATATGCGGGTAGGTTGACTATACCTAGTTCGTCAACCTAAATTTTGCTCCGAATAAAAAAACAGCTGTGTTTTAAAGTTTAGTCTAACCTTAACTGAACTAATTTAGTTCcgaagaaaattttataatattttatcaaagaaatatatatggaTTAGCCATTACTATCTTTTGCCCGCACCTCTGTCCGCTTTCTTTTTCCCATATTTTAGATAAATgtactaattatttttctgcCTTAATCCCTTTCTTTCTCGGACCTTATTTTCATGGTACATATTATTTGGAGCAGAATAAATTAGTTCAACAACACagctaattaattattttgatggaCTTACTGCCACATCTGTGATGTAATAgctacaaataatatatataaaaaaataatatagtcaAATACTcacattttgaaaatgaattttgcaatcatacatacatataatcaggtctatatcccttgcaggtagcagggtaggcagagccaacagttttgaaatgactgataggccacgttcagctgattggcttaatgatagaagtttataagcctatcccttaatcgccttttacaacatacacgggaaagagagagactttttctattggttccaggaaccacacggcgcaaatgaattttaatttagtatttatttatcgaaAGAATAATAAACGTACTGTAATATTTGCAGAAACCTTtgttaaaagataaataaattttatctttccTTAAGTCGATTTAAGATATAAAAGATttctcatataaaaatatttttaccttttgACAAACTTTTTAATCTGACTAAAcccaaaacattaaaaattaactgcAGAGCCCATTTAAAAATTCTGATGTCATACCAATTTCCCTTTtgcttatatattaattatacaaacTGTTAAGTGAAAACTAATTAACATTACAATGCATaccacatatatacatagtaATTGCAACATCAGGCAGATCTAATCGTGTCTCACGTGAAAAACTAGATTTGAAGACCTGATTATCTTGAATATGGGTTGACTGGACCAATGTTACGTTGTCAATGTCCAGTTGCTTTTGTAATGCGTCCCCGTTGCGTGCCCGGAGTCTAACGAGTCATCGCAATGTGTGACGAAATGCAACACAAGGTGAATCCTACTACGGCTATTGTATAAAAGGTAATGTCACCAAACTGCAAGCATCACTTGCATCTTCTGTTTCACTGACAGATACAACTAACAAGCAAAATGTTCAAAATCGTAAGTATTAAATTGGGTTCACTTGTAAGGACCGTAAAcgtttaagaattttaaaagaaatatgtatttctGAACTGTTTAATTTTCAGGTGTCTTTTTTCTCCATGGTGGTTTTGGTTGCTGCCAAGCCAAGCGTGGCCCCAGCACCATTAGTAGCGGCAGCAGCACCCTTAGTAGCTGCACCGGCTCCAGTCGTCGCTCCTGCGCCTTTTGTCACCGCGTCTAGTTCCCAATACGTCTCCAGAAACTTTAATGGCTTAGCTTACGCCCCGGCGCCACTTGTGGCCGCTCCAGTTGCGGCGCCAGCAAGGCTAGTGGCTCCCGCCCCGGCTCCTGTTGTGGCCGCCGCACCAGCACCAGTGGTAGCCGCTCCTGCGCCATACATAGCTGCCCCATCACCCTACTTGGCACCAGCAGCCAGACTCGCAGCCCCTGCCCCCTTCTACCCAACAGCGTACGCACGCTACGCAGAACCCTTTGTAGCCCCCGCGCCATACTTTGCCCCCTCTGCCCCTTTTGTTGCCCTTAAGTAAATAAGACTGATACTTAGACACATTTTATAAACGAAATATACTTATTCAATTATATTCATAGTTTCattaatcaatttttatttctaaatgatttcttatattatttaaaaatataacaaccaATCATCAAACCTCACTGGCAACACATTGTTTTGTACTCACGCATGAAGAAGCTCAtgtgatttattattagaacaaaaaaaaaatagcttacgttcttgtttattattattatagctactacatacatacataaaatcacgcctctttcccggtgctaatataaacataattgtTTATTACCCAGAAGGATCGGTCTAATCTTTAGTATACAGTTATGTCAATCATCACAATAGTAGTATTGTCTAACTATCGTTGTTTTGAGGTAATTTTGGCTCAGCCTTTGGCGAAAACTAAGTTTACCCCAAACAACAATATTTGGGTTTGTTACATAAGAAACCATTGTAAATTATGTTGCTTTGTTACATTTTCAGACAGGAACCAAACAACTAGTTCGCATGAATAGCGCTTGCCACTATCACTAttgattgttaattttattacacctACGGCTTTGAGAAggtttaagtaaaattttggcATTTCAAGTTTACATATTCTCTTTATATATCTTAATACCACATAGTGTTGTCTCTGTAGTCTGCTGTCATCTTCAAACAAAGGCATAATAAATTGTGGTTTGATAAACGAACAAATGCGTACTATCATAACTATAGCTGGAATAGCTACACATACAGAATGTcaacattatatttaatag
The window above is part of the Amyelois transitella isolate CPQ chromosome 11, ilAmyTran1.1, whole genome shotgun sequence genome. Proteins encoded here:
- the LOC106134890 gene encoding proteoglycan 4-like, giving the protein MKRNHIMFRTVLALSVLCNIVQCSIGHGNAVVPVAAGPEGPVLAASSQYFERTFNRLVLPPPLEPVIPVAPSSPVLVQPAPSVPVPVLPVNPTLPAPVQPNVAIAVATAHAAAPVATILLPPYPFGPPQPIGFIPPQPPINVPDDDRKEATTRRTTKTNVSTPRDTESTTPLPAPSDNNFVQALPSNENVNFRQYYAPPETAVLPLTPPNPKPKPQKLKTSVEIVPVPLQYIAPPPIVQHAPLKAVKHIHTFVPSKIIIRPVSAPLRIRTIRRPIRVVRYRVPITARIGNPQLNQNGGRSTTRDVEPTTFSPFIRPSTKPPRVI